A genomic region of Azoarcus sp. KH32C contains the following coding sequences:
- a CDS encoding cytochrome c, whose protein sequence is MNKTFRSTTLALAALSLAGVAAATAAAEMKTEDAIRFRQSGYTFMAWNMGKIKAQVVDGATPYNKDQVAAAANAVAAVANSGMGALFAPGTDKGKGWKETRVKPDLFKEQDEVGKLARNLVEQANKLQQVALAGDPAAIKAQFGETGKACKACHDKFRIEE, encoded by the coding sequence ATGAACAAGACCTTCCGCTCCACGACCCTTGCCCTGGCCGCCCTGTCGCTCGCAGGCGTCGCAGCCGCCACCGCAGCCGCCGAAATGAAGACCGAGGATGCGATCCGCTTCCGCCAGTCCGGCTACACCTTCATGGCGTGGAACATGGGCAAGATCAAGGCTCAGGTCGTCGATGGCGCGACGCCGTACAACAAGGATCAGGTCGCCGCGGCGGCCAACGCCGTTGCCGCGGTCGCGAACTCGGGCATGGGGGCGCTGTTCGCGCCGGGCACCGACAAGGGCAAGGGCTGGAAGGAGACGCGCGTGAAGCCGGATCTGTTCAAGGAGCAGGATGAGGTCGGCAAGCTGGCGCGGAACCTCGTCGAGCAGGCGAACAAGCTGCAACAGGTCGCACTGGCAGGCGATCCGGCCGCGATCAAGGCACAGTTCGGCGAGACCGGCAAGGCGTGCAAGGCCTGCCACGACAAGTTCCGCATCGAGGAATGA